A region of the Oncorhynchus gorbuscha isolate QuinsamMale2020 ecotype Even-year linkage group LG02, OgorEven_v1.0, whole genome shotgun sequence genome:
CGAGGCATCTTTTCTTTATATGTCTTGTTATTCTCACATATTTCCTTCCTCACATCCCCGGCAATTATAGTAGAATCTGAGCCATAACAACATGACCTGGATAGATGACAATGCCTCACATCTCTGAGAGAAATATTTTATATGTCTGCAGGTTGCTTGGAGATAGTTGGAATACTTGCATGATAGCTTGTATGCTGCAGTCTGGCCCCTCCGTCTGCACTTCAAACCTCAGCACGTCTTTGGTGCGCACATTCCCCTGGGAGTACTGCATACAGCACTGAACGTCTCTCTGCATCTGTACCCCAtcacctgagagagggaggaagtgagggggagagagacatacccTTATGTCAGACTCGTCACAGCACACTGACAGTATATAAAAGCTGATTGCTATTGGCTCATAAGGAGGGTTGTTATGATACATATGAGCTCAAATAGCAAATGTTTTTGTAGGAATGCAAGACATTTCATTGCACTGTTCTATACAGTATAGTTGGACTATGCAAGGTTAATATGTAATGGTTGCTCTTGTTGACAGGATATGTAATATTGTCAGGAGTATTGCACACCCCCTATACACACAAGAATGCCAGAGGAATTATCTAGATCATCCCATGTTCCCCAACAATGTACTGTTATGCCAGTGGCACTGTGACTACATGACTACAAGCCTTTTCATCCAATCAGAGTGAATAAACACAGTAACATTAGCCGAGATAACAGTTACCATATGCATGTCATATAAAAGCTGCTCTGAACCTTGTCATATATTATCATTGACATCATCGATCACTTTTTCCCATGAAAGTCTGAGTTATTCAGTTAGCTTGTTATTAGCATTCAAGGTTTTGATGTGAAATCATTTGTCTTCCTGCATTCTAGCCCTCTGTTTACATCCATGGCTCtccctgctgctgctccagtattggctctattcccctctcctccctctctcctctagctTCATCTCCTTCGCCATCACTTCCATGCTAAACTAAATCCCAGCAGGGTGCATACTGCAGACAGTCTAGTGTAGGTGTTATTGTGTCTTACCTTCCACTGCGTCCAGGAGAACGACAGTCAGAGAAATAACAGTCACAGTCTGCAGCAGAAACATGGTGAGTCTGACAGGGAAGTTCTCCGCTGTATTACCTTCCCCTCTATTGCCGTGTCTCTtatattcctccctccctcctgctcacactctccctcaaacacacacactctccctctctctcccctccctcatcctccagtGCCCCACTCACTGTGTTCATTTCTGTCTTTCCCACTCTTCAAAAGGTGCTTTCCAAAGCTCTTAAAATAATTCAGATTTCTGAGATTCTCTAATGCAGTCATGAAAAGTGATCTACCTTGTTGTAGGTGTGACCCactgctaaatcaaatcaaatcatcaaatcaaattttatttgtcacatacacatggttagcagatgttaatgtgagtgtagcgaaatgcttgtgcttctagttccgacaattcTAGAGCACAATACATCAGtgggggctgctgaggggaggatggctcataataatgtctgtaaCGGAgctaatggaatggtatcaaacacctggaaaccatgtgtttgatgtgttgataccattccacctaatccgctccagtcattaccacgagcccctcctccccaattaaggtgccaccaaactCCTGTGCAATACAGGGAACACCACACAGCCTGTGATACACTACTTATAAGACAAATGTTACAGTGTactgcacaggaggttggtggctccttaattggggaggagggCTCGTGGTAGTGGCTGGAACAGAACAGAATCatatcaaacacaaacacatggaTTCCATGTGTTATCTGACATTCCATTTgtgccgttccagccattattatgagccgtcctcccctcatcagcctccactggtgtccTGTAATACATTAATGTGGTTTTTATCCATGCAAATGACTAAGGCATCAGTATTACCGACATGGTTCAAAATGCAAGAAGGTTACATGCAGCCTGTTTCCAAAACCAACCACCACCGTACGCTTGAAGGCTTTAGCTTATCTGTGGTTCAAGCATCAACAATTCACATTATTAAAGAGTGAGTTGAACCAACAGCAGCAGGGTGTGATTACCAGGAGAAAACACAAGTATCTGCTCCTGTTATGATTTTCATTTAAACTAAATATGTTAAAAACAGATGTCAATAGTCAGACGATGACATAAAATGGCAACCAGCTCTCTACCATTAGACAGATCACAAGATTATGAGAAATATTGAAAACAGGAGCTGATCTGCCAGACGAATGTACATTATATCTTCGATATTTCATAGTCTCAACTGTGACAGACTTTGTATAGAAGCGATTCTAACATTCTCAATACAACACCTAACAACCTTGTCAAGAGGTTTGGAACCTCTCTTGGTTTAATGGCAAAGGTCTTGGACTGACAAATGCAAGTCCCAGAAGGCTAACCCATGAATTTACAACATTTGGTGTCAGAAATGGGCATCCAAAGTGTAATAGCAAAAGTTGGCAAGTGCATTACTTAATTGCCTTTAGGACCAGAGTGGGACAAGCCCCCAAATTCACAACTATAACTAAATAataaaatgtcaaatataaaatggCTTATGTTAGAGGAAATGGATACCAAGTTAACACTGGTTGGCGTTTGAGGATTGAATGACCTGGAGACCCAGAGTGGTGGCTTTGGGAAGAGACCGTTTGCTTTGGCAGGTTGGGTGTCATTAGAACCCAGCTGATGCTCCCTACGATGTCAGAAACCTCCCTTCTAACAAAGCAATGAAACTATTGCAGAATTACAGCCCGTTCTCTAATGCCTTTGGTATTCAATTAAATAAACAAGGTTGAAAAAGGAAGTGGAAGGAATGCtataaaaatattttatacatAAAATATACACAAAGTTAAAACTGAACAAATGAAATAAAACTCTTGtctgaaaaacaaacaaaaaactggAGAGAAAAAACAACTTTTGGACAAGAAAACCCAAATAACCTTTTGGACTGGAAAA
Encoded here:
- the LOC123998946 gene encoding C-C motif chemokine 21-like, with amino-acid sequence MFLLQTVTVISLTVVLLDAVEGDGVQMQRDVQCCMQYSQGNVRTKDVLRFEVQTEGPDCSIQAIILYTKKAVKCADPRDRRVKRLLRKLLQRQRTKAHRTMWLHPHGNLPVMSEDKKDGWDALHVE